The Niastella koreensis GR20-10 genome includes a window with the following:
- a CDS encoding YciI family protein: protein MKDFMFIFRGAMDQYAFSAEQMQQHMQKWMTWIDELKAKNMYVAGEPLTPEGKTVKGGAKLLVTDGPFTESKELVGGFFIIRAANLNEATEVAKGCPDLPLGGIVEVREVMKVEEMMASHS from the coding sequence ATGAAAGATTTTATGTTCATTTTCCGGGGCGCCATGGATCAATATGCTTTCTCTGCCGAACAAATGCAGCAACACATGCAGAAATGGATGACCTGGATTGACGAACTGAAAGCTAAAAATATGTATGTGGCCGGCGAGCCCTTGACACCGGAAGGTAAAACGGTAAAAGGCGGCGCCAAACTGCTGGTTACCGACGGGCCATTTACTGAAAGTAAAGAACTGGTAGGCGGTTTCTTTATCATCAGGGCCGCTAACCTGAATGAAGCAACAGAAGTTGCCAAAGGATGCCCCGATCTTCCGCTAGGCGGAATTGTTGAAGTACGTGAAGTAATGAAAGTGGAAGAAATGATGGCGTCGCACAGTTAA